A region of the Etheostoma spectabile isolate EspeVRDwgs_2016 unplaced genomic scaffold, UIUC_Espe_1.0 scaffold00569515, whole genome shotgun sequence genome:
tcatccagacagatttgacatctggcctcagctgctgtgtagagatggtctgactggtcgctgttactgggaggtcgagaggagaggagaggttgatatatcagtgagttacagaggaatcagaaggaaaggagacagtgaAGACTGTTTGTTTGGATCtaatgatcattcctggagtctggtctgctctgatgaagatggttactctgtctggcacaataacagaaaaacagtcctcacttcctgttctgtctctaacagagtaacagtgtatgtggacgtcCCTGCTGgttctctgtccttctacacagtctcctctgactcactgatccacctccacaccttcaacaccacattcactcagcctctctatcctgggtttggggtctggtctggttcctcagtgtctctgtgtcctctgcaggactgagagtctctcctgtggacagaaacactgactgaagatcagctgctgaaatcaaagttcagtctgttcaccatcacacacactctgcactgtgaagcagatctgagactcaaacacaaaaacattcatctgacttcatctctggttatcaacatttgaactgtttgactaaaacacttcatgatatgtCACATCTAATAAATAATCAACTGGTATTGGTCACTATTAtgtcatttatattttaaatcatattgtaatatatttaaaatgtggaaaacaaatgtttctataaacaatcatcatatagtttgtttctaaatgctttttaaaaaatccatacgtttcatcatttgttcatttgatcatatcatgatttcattaatcagttgtttctctttactgaGATTGATACACCCCTCCtcccaaaaaaagtcaaagtgatAACTTcaaggggtggcagtagctcagtccgtagggagttgggttggctgatttattcatctgacttgtagaATAACATCAATGatcgacttgttttaaatgtcggggaatgtggaacaacttaatgcaaaatgagttcaataaaacaaggccacatgctgattatttgatggATGTATTCTtcctcgtgtgtgtgtttcaactcctaattaaaaggtaaagtttccgtccactaaaggttgtgttgttgtctctgacagactcagattattattctaagtgtgtgacaacattatgggatggatccctacagagatagaccttaagttaaagagtaagatccttttagtttaacatgaaacagccccgaaatcacatccccaaacccaccagactccatgtaaataatcactacttttagataattttattgtcattacacaagtacaggtacaaggcaacgaaataccGTTTGGAGCATGCCTCTGGGCCGCTGCTAATCCAAGCACCGCCACACACACCCCCTGAAAAGGAtttatgcagacagcaacatggtacAATACAAACATCACAAGGTAATGCaaacacagttcatgtggacacatgaaggaattttttgaggtggcattgAGAGGGAGCGAGAAACACGAAATCGAGGCAGACAGACGGATACGGGGCGGATTGgggagtgtatggtgtgtgtgtgagataatgaGTTATGTGTGCAAATTTTAGCGtgaatagagcagcatatctccacttgactccatgtaaataatcactattttagcgtgtatagagcagcatatctccaccagtctccatgtaaataatcaccacttttagcgtgtatagagcagcatatctcccccagactccatgtaaataatcactacttttagcgtgcatAGATTAGCATTTggccacatttatttcagcttgaatgtgtgatacacccttaagggataacataataaccagcgtagcgtttagtacgaatttcaaattttattggtgagcaatattaacgtagcgggggaacaaagaaagcggaaccaatgtgcgggtaTCGGTACACCACGGTGCCCAGGTGACGGACActctttggagacgaggatggcggtttgttttctcactctctgacgccgtaattctgctttccaggttggtactcggtaaaaatgacaacagacggtttccttctgccgtgtgtatggtggactgaagctgtggggggttagttatggagtttatgatgtggaaaggcgagctaaagagccgcgtttgtaaccggaaacgggtttcgtaaacaatagagctcgcggctagctaacaggtgtgtatcggggtgggatcatagacagttaaagaaatggaccaacaggtcccgttgttctggacggagaccagtgaagtctattagaagctctttcccggtgatgctgagcgttactgcgcagactccaactgagcttgaagacgtagatttgacgtgagcaacctgtctgaaagttgtaagtcttctggtagctgtgcaagagaaatctcaatcattcccaatcagcagagacggagaggtaggtatatgttaggagataacataggcacaggctaattactgctaactaacatgctagttaaaattaacacagacacaggctaattactgctaactaacaggctagttaacattaacataggcacaggctaattactgctgacTAACATGCAAGTTAACATAGATACAGGCTAAtaactgctaactaacaggatagttaatattaacatagacacaggctaattactgctaactaacatgctagttaacattaacataggcacaggctaattaatgctaactaacatgctagttaacattaacatagacacaggctaattactgctaactaacatgctagttaacattaacataggcacaggctaattactgctaactaacatgctaggtaacataaacataggcacaggctaattactgctaactaacaggctagttaacattaacatagacatagactaattactgctaactaacaggctagttaacattaacatggacacaggctaattactgctaactaacatgctagttaacatagggttgtgtgtgtgattctgggtgctggtgcttccattccctggtaatgagttattttgtgtttttttacaggattgttaatgttaaaatgttgtttaactcttaaaggggagttcctcctaagagtattagtaaaggaatgtattataagttgaactattatcaccaggtgtatgatggttcatgttttgactctgaagtcgtttgaatatttatttccaaCCAAAGAGAGTTTATGATctccatgatgacattagtataatggaggagttttggaggtagaaagaagagagatatattattattgaaacggtaCAGTAAGGGTGATATTTAATTTGGTAAGGACAagactatttctgggaatttgagtttggaagattttgcccactgaaaaatggggagtaaagaaaatggtaTTAAGGTTCTTAAgttgaagtgaaacatgtttccacgaggggaatgttgttgttgaggactgttttatgcttttgtgtttgggagaatttgtaataaacagagatttggagacAAGGACTGTGGTttgttctctcactcactgactccgtgattctgctttccagggtttctcctatgagagttaagtagtgaaccccaatcaagaaAAATCATTCGTAACCCCGGTTATTCGATTGTAAACTGGTAACAAATGCATGAGATACTTGAAgctctggagtcctatggatcGGTAACTCATCAGCTGCATTCAAACAGAACATTGGAATATAGTAAAACTAggattcactcacacctcccattagttcttctaacccttgtatcattaccccccccccccccttgggtcTACCAAAGGCACCCTCAGCAGccgtcaagctggcgaccggagcaggaaagaaggaggaaaaggaggaggagcagcctgtaGCAGCAGtgaagaaggaggaagaggaggaggagcagcctgtaGCAACAgtgaagaaagaggaagaggagaagcagcctgcagcagtgaaggaggaagaggaggagcagcctgcagcagcagcagaaggaggaagaggaggagcagcctgcagcagtgaaggaggaagaggaggagcagcctgcagcagtgaaagaggaagagcaggaggaagaggagtatgtggtggagaaggttttggaccgcagagtggtgaagggaagagtagagtttctgctgaaatggaaggggttctcagagtaagtatgagtctagaataataataatcgtgattttggtccatacacacacacacacatattctacAGCACAACCTTTGGTATTGTACCATaacctcaaagttgaaggtttggtattttgtgcagacacacaaataaccttacaagatggcaagagataaaaggaataatccaaattagcagctagagtgagaatgtatGTCACAACCCCGCCGCGAGGAGGGGagtgtacctttttttttttaattaatagaGGTCTACCAGCAGTTAAAATCTTCCCACTGACAAATAGGACACCACAACACAGCTTGGtctaaatgtaattctttattctATTCTAAAAAAGGTTAAGACTAACAAACAACAAGTATAAAAGAGACAGCAAGGAAGGGTTAAAATTCATGTACTATACTAACTATACTAAGAATCATGTCCTTATCgtttaaatgtttcaatgttCGTTTCAGTCCAAGGCAGCAATGATGCAAACGGCAGCCACGTTTCACTCCCGGAAGCCGGGTCCTCCTTCGTCTGGTCGGCGTAGCGTCTTCGTTGCTCCGTAGCTGGCACTGTGAGGGAACAGAGGGATAGAGCTCTCAGAACACAGATCACAAGCAGTACTTCACGCCACACACTCTCCGAGGATAGCCGGCAGACTTTCCTTTACTTATCTGCTTTCTCGCGTTTCAGTCCTTCTCGGAGTGTCTATCGTAGACGCTTCTCCCATCCCTCCACTTGTCTCAGCTACCGCTATCCTCCACGTCTCTTTGGCTTCACTTCTCTTGCTTCgattctgctctgctctcctgcTTCCCTGATCTTCCGGCAGTTCCTCTCTCCACGCTTCCTCTTCCCCTCGCCCGTGGCTTCTCCGCCGCTTCTGCTGAGCTTCTCCCCTTTTCACCGCCTTGTTCTGACACACCTGCCCTCATCAAGCCCAGGTGTGTCCACTTGTGTAATTCTGAGCTTGTTAAGTCTGagcgacaacaacaaacaggggGGAGGGTCTCCAGTCTCCATAAAGAAAACCCACctaaaacaaggaaataaagcCACCACAAAACCAAACATGCAATACAACAAACTTAAACggaaaacacagcaaacacatgcaataaaccCAAACCAAAATCACAGCAAACCCATGCAAACATATTAACAGTGTAATCCACCTTTGACATGTATTTactaaaaaacaatgtgtgagatgttcttctgtctgcactcacctttccagtgaggagaacacatgggagccacaagacaacctggacctggacctgatcaCCAAGTAcatgcaaaaacacaaggagacggaggagaagaagaagaagatgaagaagaagaagaaggagggcaataggaaaggtgtcagggaggccttgggagactcagaggagcgagggagcaagaagaagaaggaggaggtgagtgaaggaaagagggtactccagactgaagagaccaggaatctaatctcaatattaatgaatgcacacagacgctttcacaaagagagagagacacacacacacacacacacacacacacacacacacagattgtcttgataatattgctgttgctgtttttcttATTGCGTAGCTGATAGATTTGCAGATTGTTTAATATGACTTGTGCAGCCTCCATATTCAGGTTGTTGATGTTCAGGTTGTTTCCTAGCAACGTGTAATCACCAGTAAACAGACCAGCCTGTGGAGCCACGTGCTTCACTgttaaaggtgtattacactgtttgctCCGGTTTGGATATGTGTGTTGTAATAGATGAGGCTTATCTTCAAattgtttcttgttatatgctggtggctataacatttagtttggtaaataatgttcatagtgcatcattatcattttatatttcagaaccacttcacatgtaacgtcaaatacaacttcatagttaacttcatgttgCAGTTGTAAATAAACCAGTGGGCCGGAGTTTCAGCAGCCAGTTTTCAATAGTTCTTACAAGCCTATATTTTTGCAATATAATAAACAGTACcttggtcagggaagccgtccgactgaagaaggagtcctccgggatatgttatcccggagcggaggcagttgcaagggaCCGACGGGCCCAAAGGGCTGCAttctctgccgtgacagaggaaaagcagcgggtgtgggagaagttcggagaagacacggagaaggactttcggtcggcaccaaggtgcttctggaaaaccgtttgccacctcaggagggggaagcagggaatcatccaagctgtttacaggaaggatgggacgttgttgacctcaactggggaggtaatagagcggtgaaaggagcactttgaggaactcctaaatccagctgacacgtcctctgtggtagaggatgagctggaggatgatgggggattgtcgtcaatttccctggtggaagtcgctgaggtagtcaaacaactccacagcggcaaagccccagggattgatgagatccgtccagaaatgctgaaagctctgggtgtggaggggctgtcttgacacgcctcttcaacattgcgtggaagtctgggacggtgcttaaggagtggcagaccggggtggtggttcccctcttcaaaaagggggaccagaaggtgtgtgccaattataggggtatcacacttctcagcctccctggtaaagtctactccaaggtgctggaaaggagggttcggccgatagtcgaacctcggattgaagaggaacaatgcggattccgtcctggtcgtggaacaatggatcagatcttcactctcgcaaggatcttggagggggcctgggagtatgcccaaccagtctacatgtgttttgtggatctggagaaggcgtatgactggGTCCCCCgagagaaattgtgggaggtgctgcgggaatatggggtgagggggtcccttctcagggccatccaatctctgtatgaccaaagcgagagctgtgtccgggttctcggcagtaagtcggactcgttccaggtgagggttggcctccgccagggctgcgctttgtcaccaatcctgtttgttgTATTCATGgccaggatatcgaggcgtagtcggggcggggaggggttgcagttcggtgggcttagcattgctgctttttgcagatgatgtggtcctgatggcatcatcggtctgtgaccttcagcactcactggatcggttcgcagccgagtttgaagtggctgggatgaggatcagcacctctaaatatGTGGCCATGGTTTTCAGCAGGAAActgatggagtgctttcttcgggtagggaacgagtccttaccccaagtgaaggagtttaagtaccttggggtcttgttcgcgagtgaggggactatggagcgtgagattggtcggagaatcggagcagccggtgcgatattacattccgtttaacgcaccgttgtgacgaaaagagagctgagccaaaaggcaaagctctcgatctaccgagCAATTTttattcctaccctcacctaaggtcatgaaggctgggtcatgaccgaaagcacgagatcaagggtacaagcggccgaaatgggtttttatcaggagggtggctggcgtctcccttagagataggatgagaagctcagtcatccgagaagagctcggagtagagccgctgctccttcgcgttgaaaggagccagttgaggtggttcgggcatctggtaaggatgcctcctgggcgcctccctagggaggtggtccaggcacgtccagctgggaggaggcctcggggaagacccaggactaggtggagagattatatctccaacctggcctgggaacgcctcgggatcccccagtcggagctggttgatgtggctcgggaaagggaagtttggggtcccctactggagctgctcccctgcgacccgataccggataagcggatgaagatggatggatgaataaacagtgctttctgaacatattgaacgCACTTTTGAAAATACTGCGATACTACCAAAAACCGTGATAATTGTGGTCACTATGAgtgaggttacattttcatacaaAATCTTTTGCTATGTTTTCACCTCACCTACACACTCCTGAGGTCAGAAGCACAGTTTCCCATACGTTCTAGTTAGGTGCATCGGCCAGATAAATTGAGACCCTCCCAGgtgaaaaaatgtgaattaaattttcttttcaaatatgttttttttttttttttgcagtggaCACTAACCAGGTGcctcaatttcattttttttacctgggaaCTGGGCAGATCGAGGGGAATCTGATTGTAAGACCTCAGAGCTTGAAAATAagcaatacaattttaaaatgaatcctaaaacacacaggaagccagtggagcGGGGCCAAAAGAGGTGTAATGTGGTCACGCTTCTTGGTCCCTGTTAAAAGTCGATTCAATCACACAAAGAATTACCATAGTCTAATCCAGACGTAATAATGACTCTTTCTAAGTGATTGTGCAACAGGTAAGGCTTGACCTTAGCCCAAAGTCTCAGCTGGAAGAAAGTGGGTTTAACAACagattttcaaatttaaaatcacACACCCAGATTCTTGGTAAAAGGATGAATATGGAAACCTAAAGAACATCTACACAGGCACTAAAATGTTCAGcacaaccaaacaaaacaatgtcGGTCTTATTGTCGTTGAGACAGAGAAAACTTTGATCCAACCATATTTTCAGATCCCTCAGGCAGTTTAGCAAAGGCTGAAGTGTGTCCTCATCACTGATTTTTACAGGCAAATAGATTTGTACATCGTCTGCAAAACAATGGAaagaaatgttatgtttttttaaaaatggacCCTATATTATCGTTAGTAGCATGCTGCTGGTGGTCTTGCAATGAGATTAAGTGTCCTAATAAAACTGTAGAAATAACAGGGCAACGCTGCTGTGAATGCTCCCTGAACATCATTTATCAGTGTCTGGTTGTTAACCCTCTCCACAGCAGTATCATCTGCTCTTTGTCTTCATAACGGAGCTAGTTAACGTAATTGTAATGTAAAtagttatttctttttaaatgatctGATGATGTTGTGGAGCCGTTGTTTTTACCTTGGTTTGACTAGTTTATAACTGTACCCATTATTACTAAACCTAGCcaccatgccccccccccccccccctccacacacacacacccacccaccagtAACATTTCTAACTCAAGGTTAAACTGAAGAGAGTGTTAAAaggatttagtttttaaattgcCAATCATTTAAATTGGGAAACTTTCCTGaaaaaatgtagaatatttCTGAACTTATAAAAGTAATGATCACTAAATTTGCTTCCATAATAACATGTCTGCAACCAGCACATATgttccttcattttgtcataaattattgTATGAAGAGTGAAAGTAAGTCCAGGGTTTAAGAAGGTTGTTagttaactctctctctctctctctctctctctctctctctctctctctgtgtttgtttgttgctatagaaacagagaagagTAAAGGGAACAAAATGTCaccactgtcagcactgtgacaaatccttcacaagaTCTGGaactttaaagattcatcagagagttcacactggagagaatctacacagctgtgatctatgtggggcagctttcacactgaaGAGTACCCTAATGTTACATCAACAcagtcacactggagagaagccgtacagctgtgatctatgtggtaaaaccttttctaGGAGGGGTAGCCTAGTAATGCACcaacgtgttcacaccggaAAGAAAACGTACCGTTGTGAACTATGTGGGAAAACATTTTCTTGGAGTGATGGCCTAGTAATCCACCAACGTGTTCACACCGGTGAGAAACCATACCgttgtgaacaatgtgggaaaacctttactAATAATGGTGGCTtgaaatctcaccagcgcagacacaccggagagaagccgtattgctgtgatctatgtggaaaaatgttttcagtgagtagtagccttaaatctcaccagcgcattcacactggagagaagccgtactggtgtgaacaatgtgggaaaacgttttctcggagtgatagccttaaaagacaccagctcatccacactgcctcgttgtgatcatgtttcagagccaagctgtttcctcctcctcctgccctGATAGCTTGTTGttttctgatcttctctccacattgaaggctgacctgcagtaactttatcttctgaacAGCATGTATTACATTATGTGTCATGTAGTTGACGCTTTTATCCGAAGTGACTtcaattaagtgctttcaactCCGAATGAGCAAACTTCAGAAAACAAGTAGTGAGTGTAAAAGAAAGAGTTGGGCTGTGAACATTAGCTGTAGAAACTAGTTGCTAGTCTGCGCTGTGAACAGTAGGTGTGTAGAAgttagctgctagtctgggctgtggacattaggtttgtagaagctagctgcccCGTTTTACAGCTTTTTAATGTAGCTAAGTAACTTttcttaaagtacattttaaatgaagtgCTTATTACATTACCAATTTATCATATAGGTGTTTTTACTTGTacttatataatattttatcaaagtattagcaacttgtacagcagcaggtatctctccaagtggccgTCCGTtgtccatcccccccccccctttccctaggACAACGTATGTAGGAGACTGGCTAAATTTATTCACATACATCTGCTCATACGGGCTACttaggtgtgtagaagctagctgctagtctgggctgagaacattagctgtagaagctagcttcTAGTCTGGGTGATTAGCAATATAACTGcttatttttgtgaagaaaagaaggatGACCCTCAGAACTAACAGTGTTTGGTACTTTCACTTTCAAACAACAGTTTGAAGACCTTTTATGGGACGGTCTGAACTAAAGTTGCACATTAAACCTTTCTAAGAGTCTGTtgttaatgataataatgtatcCAGCATTATTCAATGTGTATGCATTTGtatagatttttctttagttaaaaacaaaatagttgaaATTTATGACCCCTTGTCCTATTTTCATTACATGGTAGAGATCCCCCCCGCcccgttttagttttttttaatgcaacttAGTAAgttttacttaaagtacatttaaatgaaCAGCTTATTACTTGAGTAATTTTTCGTGTAGgtatttttacttgtacttaaataatatttcatcaaagaattggtacttttacttgagtataatattttagtaatttttcttttgtcttttgccCAGAAACGTAGTTTGTCATTCGGCAGAACCTGAAGAACTCTTTAAGGTCGGGCTGTTAAAAATAAGA
Encoded here:
- the LOC116685094 gene encoding zinc finger protein 239, which gives rise to MQKHKETEEKKKKMKKKKKEGNRKGVREALGDSEERGSKKKKEEKQRRVKGTKCHHCQHCDKSFTRSGTLKIHQRVHTGENLHSCDLCGAAFTLKSTLMLHQHSHTGEKPYSCDLCGKTFSRRGSLVMHQRVHTGKKTYRCELCGKTFSWSDGLVIHQRVHTGEKPYRCEQCGKTFTNNGGLKSHQRRHTGEKPYCCDLCGKMFSVSSSLKSHQRIHTGEKPYWCEQCGKTFSRSDSLKRHQLIHTASL